The Lebetimonas natsushimae genomic sequence TTGCTGCTGAAATTAAAGCAAAAAGGAAAATAAAGCCAAACCAGTGAGGCATTGCCGTATTGATAAAATGCGGAATTACTTTGCCTATTGCACCTGCTGCCTCAAGTGAGTTTTTTCCTCCGTAATTTTCAAAATACCATGCATTGCTTAAACTGCCGACTACAAAAATAACACCTGTCATTGCCAAAATGAAAATTCCCCCTATTAATACGGCTCTGTTTAATTCTTTTTTGCTTTTTACAGTCATAAATCTCACAACCAGCTGAGGCTGTGCAAGAACTCCAATTCCAACTCCCAATGTGATGGTGGTAATTACGAAAAGCCAACCCGGGGATAAAAATTCAGGCATTTTATTCCATCCTTTAAATCCCCAGATTTGTGAAAGTTTCATCATAAAATCACCGCTTCCCGGAATCAATTCTTTTAAACTTATACCCTATAACTTGTTAATGACTGTTAATTGCCAGACCTTATCAAGTTTAGAAAAAGCTTCATTTATTCCGCCAAGAGAATAAAAAACCATTCCTATTAAAACTATCATTGCAACAAACATAATGCTTCCCTGCAGGGCATCTGTATACATTACACCTTTAAGGCCGCCTGCCAGAACATATGCGGTTATTATTAATGAAAAAATTAAAAGGGCTATATGATAATTTACATGAAAATAAACACTTATAAACTGAACGCCCCCAATTAAAACGGCCGTAGCATACAAAGGCATAAAAAAGAGAATGATAAGTGCGGCAAAAATCTGAATGAATTTTGAATCATATCTTTTTCCTAAAAATTCGGGAAATGTATGTGCATCAAGTCTTAAGCCCATTTTTCTGGTCGGGTCTCCAATAAAAACAAATGCAATAAAAATACCCACAAAAATATTTAAAAATGTTAGCCATAAAAGTGAATTTCCAAGCCATGCCGCAACTCCTCCAAATCCTACAATCGCCGCAGTTGAAATAAAAGTGGCACCATAACTTAGAGACATTACAAAAGGATGTGCCTCTCGCCCGGCTAAAAGATAGTCTGTTGAAGTTTTTGTTTTTGAATATCCCATCCAGCCCAGATATGCCAAAATAAACAGGTAAAGTATAATTAATGCTATTTCCCAAAAGCTCATAGTAACTCCTCATTAATTTCTTTTTCTTCCTCAGCCCATTTTTTTAAGAGAATTTCATTACTTTCCTCATCACCTCTGTTCCAGTTAATAATTCCATAAACCACACAGAGCAAGGTACTTAATATTGTTAGCCAAAAAGCTAAACTGACCCCTAAATCAAAACTGTTCATATTTAACCTTTTTTAATTAAATTTTAATATATTTTTAATTGATGTTTAAACTTTTTTGATATTATTATAAATAAAATTAATTTCAAAGGGTAAAAATGAAACAGACATTAATGGGTAATGAGGCTATAGCGTATGGATTACTTCATGCTAATACCCAAATGATTAGCGGATATCCTGGAACTCCCTCGAGTGAGATTTTAACCACTTTTGAAAAAATTTCTAAAAATTTGCCGGTATATGCCAAGTGGGCCACAAATGAAAAAGTCGGTTTTGAAGTTGCATATGCAGGAGCAATTGCAGGATTAAATACTGCTGTTACAATGAAACAGGTTGGACTTAATGTGGCAAGTGATGCCCTTATGAGTGCAAGTTTTATTGGAAATAAGGGGGGATTTGTTTTAATAGTTGCAGATGACCCTGGTTTTCATTCTTCCCAGACAGAACAGGATAGCCGCGAATTTGCTAGATTTGCAAGAATTCCGGTACTTGATCCGGCAACTCCGGCTGAGGCTTATGAATTTGCAATAAAAGCTAGTGAATTATCTCAAAAATTTGGAATACCCGTGATGCTAAGAAGTGTAATGAGGGTATCACATTCAAGGGAGATAGTTGAAGTGAAAGATTTTAATTTTGAAGAAAAAAAAGGAAGTTTCAAAAGGGATATTCCAAGATGGGCTGCAGTTCCAAGGGCCGGAAGGCTTGGACAGGCGTATGAAAGGGAAAAAAAATTAAAAGAAATTGCAAAATACAGTTATGAAAATTTTATAAAACCTGAAATTGAAAAATTAAAAGGTACAAAAAATTTAATCATCTCAAGCGGGGCGGCCTTTGGATATGTAAAAGAAACACTTGATGAGCTGGGCCTTGATATTGATGTCTTAAAAATTGATATGCCTTATCCTCTGCCTTTAGATGAGCTTAAAAGTTTAATTAAACATTATGAAAAAGTACTTATTATTGAAGAGACTTATCCGGTAATTGAAGAAGAGTTGAGAAGTGAAAATGTATATGGAAAAATGAGCGGCGATGTGCATACAATCGATGAAATGACAAAAGAAAGAGTGCTAAAAGCATTAAAAAATGTAGGATTTTATAAGGGGGAAAATATTTATAAACCTGCATTTGAAAATAATTTTGAAGTAATTTCTAGAAAACCAAACTTATGCTCTGGATGTCCTCACAGGGATATATTTTTTGCAATAAAAAAAGTGTTTAGACCTAAAAAATCGATTTATCCTTCAGATATTGGATGTTATACACTTGGAATTAATCAACAAGCCATTGATACAGTTTTATGTATGGGGGCTAGTGTTTCAATGGCTCACGGTTTCAGTATAGCGGATAATAAAAAAACGGTAATTGCAACAATCGGGGATTCAACATTTTTCCATTCAGGTGTGGCGCCACTTATTAATGCCGTTTATCAAAAGGCAAAATTTATTCTGGTAATTTTGGATAACTCAACCGTTGCGATGACAGGACGTCAGGCAACACCAGAAAGAGCTGCACCGGGGGAAGTTGATTTAAAAAAAGTGGTTGAAGGATGCGGGGCTGAGGTGATGGAATATTGTTATGAGCCTGACATTAAAAAAACAATAGAGTTTTTTAAAGAGGTTAAGAAAAGATATGAAGAAGTCGAAGTGCCGTTGGTGGTAATCAGCAGACAGTTTTGCGTACTTGATAAAGAAAGGGCAAAAGAGAATTTAAAAGGTGTTTTTGCGACTGTAGATGAGGAAAAATGTGTGGCATGTGATGTATGTACAACACAGTTTGTATGTCCTCCAATGGCTTATAATGAAAAGGGGAAAATTGAAATAGACCCTCTTTTGTGTGTTGGATGCGGAGTTTGCATCAGCGGAATTTGTCCGACAGATGCGTTTATAAGGAGAGATAAATGAAATATCAGATTTTAATTGCCGGTTTTGGAGGACAGGGGGTTGTTTTTTTAGTTAAGGTGTTAAGTATTTGTGCAGCTAAAAAAGGTTATAAATTTTTGGGCACTGAAAATCATGGAATGAGTCAAAGAGGAGGAAGTGTAAGCTCACACATTAAAATAGGAAATTTTTACAATCC encodes the following:
- a CDS encoding symporter small accessory protein gives rise to the protein MNSFDLGVSLAFWLTILSTLLCVVYGIINWNRGDEESNEILLKKWAEEEKEINEELL
- a CDS encoding thiamine pyrophosphate-dependent enzyme; this translates as MKQTLMGNEAIAYGLLHANTQMISGYPGTPSSEILTTFEKISKNLPVYAKWATNEKVGFEVAYAGAIAGLNTAVTMKQVGLNVASDALMSASFIGNKGGFVLIVADDPGFHSSQTEQDSREFARFARIPVLDPATPAEAYEFAIKASELSQKFGIPVMLRSVMRVSHSREIVEVKDFNFEEKKGSFKRDIPRWAAVPRAGRLGQAYEREKKLKEIAKYSYENFIKPEIEKLKGTKNLIISSGAAFGYVKETLDELGLDIDVLKIDMPYPLPLDELKSLIKHYEKVLIIEETYPVIEEELRSENVYGKMSGDVHTIDEMTKERVLKALKNVGFYKGENIYKPAFENNFEVISRKPNLCSGCPHRDIFFAIKKVFRPKKSIYPSDIGCYTLGINQQAIDTVLCMGASVSMAHGFSIADNKKTVIATIGDSTFFHSGVAPLINAVYQKAKFILVILDNSTVAMTGRQATPERAAPGEVDLKKVVEGCGAEVMEYCYEPDIKKTIEFFKEVKKRYEEVEVPLVVISRQFCVLDKERAKENLKGVFATVDEEKCVACDVCTTQFVCPPMAYNEKGKIEIDPLLCVGCGVCISGICPTDAFIRRDK